In the genome of Dyadobacter fermentans DSM 18053, the window TGCTCGGTTGAGAAACCGCTGTGGTGCAGCATTTCAAGTACGTCGTTGTACAGTTCTTCGTCGTTGCTTTCTTTGATGGAGTTTGAAATATTCTCCACAAAACGTGCCTTACGAACACCTACGATATCTTCGAATGAAGGAATTACCCCTTTCTCGATTTTAACCTTGGTATAGCTTTCAATGGATTTCAGACGGTATTTTTCGTCACGGGCAACGAGTGAGAACGCCTTACCCGACATTCCCGCACGCCCCGTACGGCCGATCCGGTGTACGTAATATTCTTCGTCCATCGGAATGTCGTAGTTGATCACGCCATCCAGTCCGCTTACGTCGATACCGCGTGCTGCAACGTCAGTAGCAACCAGGATAGTAGTAACACCCGCCTTGAATTTGCTCATAACATTGCTGCGCTGCTGCTGGCGGAGGTCTCCGTGGATACCTTCCGAAGCGTAACCACGCAATTGCAGGTCTTCCACAATCTCGTCCACCTTGCGTTTGGTATTACAAAAAACCAGCAGGGACTTAATGTGGTGCATATCGATCAGCCGGGTCATTACTTCGACTTTCGCCTGTGGTTTTACTTCAAAGTAAACCTGCTCGATATTCTGGTTGGTCAGCTCGTTGCGAACTACCTTAATTAAGGTAGGGTCGTTCAAAAAGCGCTTGGTGATCGACATGATCGGCTTCGACATGGTTGCCGAGAAAAGGATCGTCTGGCGATCTTCCGGCATGTCGGCCAGGATGCTCTCGATGTCCTCACGGAAGCCCATATCGAGCATTTCGTCAGCCTCATCGAGTACCATCATGCGTACTTCGTCGAATTTCAGGGTGCGGCGCTCCATGTGGTCCATTACACGGCCCGGAGTTCCTACAACGATGTGTACACCTTTTTTCAGGGAGCGGATCTGACGGTCGATCGAGTCACCACCGTAGATGGCTTCGATGCGCACGCCACGCATAAATTTGGACAGACGGCCGAGTTCTTCCGAAACCTGCACCGCGAGTTCGCGGGTAGGGCAGAGGATCAGGGCTTGTACTGCATTACTGGATGTATCTATTCTTTCCAGCACGGGAATACCGAATGCCGCAGTTTTACCGGTACCGGTTTGAGCCTGACCAATTACGTCAGAGCCCTGCAAAACTGCCGGGATTCCCTGTGCCTGTATCGGTGAGGGTTTTTCAAAACCCATTTCTTGCAAGGCTTTCAGGATGTTTTCGTTGAGTCCAAGCTCTTCGAAAGTTTGAAAAGTTTCAGTAGTCATTCTATTGCTTTTAGTATTAATTCTTGAATTGAACGGATGTTCCGGTTTGAGGGGCGATGATGGCTGAAAACAGCACAATGATCCTGCGGGACAAGCCCAACACATGCATCAGTCCCGATGAAATCGGACCACATCACCGGCATTCCGGTTTTACTCGTAAAAAATTGAAAGGGATTGCGACAAAGCCCACCACTAACCATCCGTGGGGCTCTGCGTGTGAACGGTAGGTCCAGCCGGGACAAATTTTGAGGCTGGCAGGTGATCTATAATGTACTAGACCGTTTATGAGCAGAGAAGCGAACGGATGTTCCTTCAAATTGTGACGCAAAAGTAAGAACAATATTTTGTAATCGCAATGCTTTTTGAAAAGTAATTGTAATATTTCTAGAAAACGAAAACCCGGCGCGTTAAAAACGGCCGGGTTTATCCAGTCAGGTTTGCTGATTCAGAATAATTCTTTGACGTCCGTATAAGGCAAATGCCATGCTTCGGCAACACCTTTAAATACTACTTTTCCGTGAACGACATTCAATCCCCTGCGCAGCTCCTCGTTGGTGGAGCAAGCCTGCTTCCAGCCCTGGTTGGCCAGTTGCAGGGCATAGGGGAGGGTAGCGTTGGTTAATGCGAGGGTGGAGGTGTAAGGTACCGCGCCCGGCATGTTGGCCACGCAATAATGTACGACGCCGTCCACTTCGTAGATCGGATCTTCGTGTGTGGTTGCTTTGGATGTTTCGAAGCAGCCGCCCTGGTCGATCGCCACGTCCACCATCACGGTGCCGGGCTTCATGAGTTTGAGCATGTCGCGGGTAATAAGCGACGGGGCTTTCGCGCCAGGAATCAATACGCCGCCGATGATCAGGTTGGCGCCCTGGATGAGCTCGCGGATATTGTATTCGTTGGACATCACCGTGTCCACATTCGCGGGCATAATGTCTTCCAGGTAGCGCAGCCGGGGCAGGCTGATATCCATAATCGTTACATTCGCTCCCAGTCCTGCGGCCATCTTCGCCGATTGCGTTCCTACAATGCCGCCGCCGAGCACCAGCACATTGGCCGGTTTCACGCCTGCCACGCCGCCGAGCAGGATACCAAAGCCGCCCATCGGTTTTTCAAGGTATTTGGCACCTTCCTGGATTGCCATTCGGCCGGCTACTTCGCTCATCGGAACGAGTAATGGAAGGCTTCTGTCTGTTTTTTCGACGGTTTCGTAGGCGAGGCAAACTGCTTTGCGCTCGATCATCGCGTGGGTGAGGGGCTCGGAGGACGCGAAGTGGAAGTAGGTGAACAGGAGCTGGTTTTCTTTAATTAGTGGGTATTCACTCGCAATGGGCTCTTTTACCTTTATAATCATTTCGGCAATGCCGTAAACTTCTTCGATGGTGGGGAGAATGCTCGCTCCGGCTTGCGCATACTGTTCGTCGGTAAATCCGCTGCCTTTGCCCGCTTCCGCCTGCACGTACACTGTGTGTCCGTGCTTACGCAGCTCTGTGACTCCTGCGGGCGTTAAAGCTACCCGGTTCTCGTTGTTCTTGATTTCTTTGGGGACGCCAATGGTCATCGGTATGTGCAGTGTTTTAGTTTAGATTAATGAGGACAAAAGTAATTTCAGGCAGAAAAACATACTATAATGGCTCAAAAAGACAGAAAAGAAAACTATTTTTGATCTGATCTGTAAGAAAAATTTCTGCCGGTAACGCTTACAATCGGCATACAACCACAAAAAATACTTTATGCAGCCCGACCAGACCGACCGCAAGATTCTGGATTTACTACAAAACAATGCCCAGATGACGATCAAGGAGATCGCGAGCAAGATCAACTTGTCGGTCACGCCGGTGCATGAGCGCATCCGGAAGCTTGAAAAAGAGGGGTTTATCGATAAATATGTATGCTTGCTGAACCGGCGGAAATTGGGGAAAAGCCTCGTCGTGTATTGCAATGTAACGCTCGATAAGCAGCGGAAAGAGAGCTTCGAGGACTTCAACCAGGCCATTGTGCAAATGCCCGAAGTGCTGGAATGCTCGGTTGTTTCGGGCAACTTCGATTACATGCTGAAAGTGGTCGTCGAGGACGGCGAGGCGTACAATCAGTTTTACCAGCATAAACTTTCTGCCCTGTCGAGCGTGTTACACATCAGCAGTTATTTCGTAATTTCCGAGATCAAGTACACCACCGGAATCGCTGTTTTATAATTCACAACGATATTTGAACTGATCATCAGGCCCGTAGGCCCGCTGATCGTTGAATGCCCAGCATATGAACAAGAATTTTAAGGATGGCCTGAACCTGATGTCGAAAGTGACGCCGAAGCGTGCCTGGAACGCAATGCAGATATTGGGGAGCTATTTTTATTCCAAAATGACGGGTAACCCGGTGCATTGGGGAATGCCGATCGCAATTTCTTTCGAACCGACCACTTCCTGCAACCTCCGCTGCCCCGAATGCCCCAGCGGCCTCCGATCCTTCACAAGGCCGACGGGGATGATGGAGGAAAAGTTGTATAAAAGAACCATCGACGAGCTCGGCAATACCTTATTGTATCTCATATTCTACTTCCAGGGCGAGCCCTACCTGCATCCGAAATTCTTCGAACTGGTAAAATATGCCAGTGCCAAGGGCATTTACACGGCTACTTCCACCAATGCGCATTACCTCACCGACGAGAAAGCGCGTAAAACCGTGGAATCCGGCCTGGATCGCCTCATTATTTCCATTGACGGCACCACGCAGGACGTGTACCAGCAATACCGCGTCGGCGGGAACCTGGAAAAAGTGCTGGAAGGAACGCGCAACATTATTAAATGGAAGAAGGAATTGAAATCGGCGACGCCGCATGTGATCTTCCAGTTCCTCGTCGTGAAACCGAACGAGCACCAGATCGAGGACGTGAAAAAGCTGGCCGAGGAAATGGGTGTGGATGAAGTAGGTTTGAAAACGGCGCAGATTTACGATTATGAAGAAGGCTCCGACCTCATCCCTACCATTGAAAAGTACTCCCGCTACCAGGCACAGGCCGACGGCAAATATTCGATCAAAAACAAATTCGTGGACCACTGCTGGAAAATGTGGCATTCGTGCGTGATCACGTGGGACGGTGCCGTGGTGCCCTGCTGCTTCGATAAAGACGCCGAGTACAAGCTGGGCGACATGAAAACTTCGACCTTCCGCCAACTTTGGAAAGGCAAGAAGTACCGCGACTTCCGCGCTTCGTTGATCCGATCTCGTTCAGAGATAGAGATGTGCAAGAACTGTACGGAAGGCACGCAGGTGTGGGCGTGAAACATTTTGCCGATTTTTCGTACAATTTATTTTTAATTAAATAATAATATCATTTAAAACACTGATAGTAAGTTAGTTTGAGGTTTTCTTGAAAACTCCGTGGAACATTTTTTGGTGAATTGCCCCGAATAATAGAAATTTGACATTGGTAACTCAAATGAATACATGGGCAAAGTAATTGCAATTGCAAACCAAAAGGGAGGCGTAGGGAAAACCACCACTGCTATTAACCTTGCGGCCAGTTTGGCCGCGCTAGAATTCCGCACACTCATCATCGACGCCGATCCACAGGCCAATTCAACCTCAGGGCTTGGTTTCAACCCGCAGGAGATGGAAAACAGCATTTACGAATGCATGGTGGAGCAGGCGAAGACATCCGAAATTATCCTGCAAACCGATTTCCCGAACCTGAACCTGCTGCCGTCGCATATCGACCTGGTGGGTGCGGAGATCGAGATGATTAACCTTAAAAACAGGGAGCATAGAATGAAGGACGCCATCGCCGAAGTGCGCGATGATTACGACTTCATCATCATCGACTGCTCACCATCATTAGGCCTTATCACAATCAACAGCCTTACCGCCGCCGACTCGGTGATCATTCCCGTGCAATGCGAGTATTTTGCATTGGAGGGATTGGGTAAGTTGCTCAATACCATTACCATCATTCAGTCGCGACTGAATACGAACCTGATCATCGAGGGCATCCTGCTCACGATGTACGACCTCCGCCTGCGTCTGTCCAACCAGGTGGTGACCGAGGTTACCAACCACTTCGAATCTCTTGTTTTCAATACCATTATACCTCGTAACGTACGTATCAGTGAGGCGCCTAGCTTCGGGATTCCTGTGATGGCGCAGGATTCGGACAGCAAAGGGGCCGTCAGCTATCTGAACCTTGCAAGAGAGATTCTCAGTAAAAACGGTTTGCTCTCGTCCGACAGGGTGAACTGATAACGATACTACGAACAGGCAATGGACAACAGCAGCAAGACGAAAAAAATGACCGGATTGGGAAGGGGATTGGGCGCTCTTCTGCAAGATTCTGAAAAAATCAACACGCCCAGGACGAGTACGCGCATGGCGCCCGCGGAGGTGATCGGTTCGATGAACGAGAT includes:
- a CDS encoding Lrp/AsnC family transcriptional regulator, coding for MQPDQTDRKILDLLQNNAQMTIKEIASKINLSVTPVHERIRKLEKEGFIDKYVCLLNRRKLGKSLVVYCNVTLDKQRKESFEDFNQAIVQMPEVLECSVVSGNFDYMLKVVVEDGEAYNQFYQHKLSALSSVLHISSYFVISEIKYTTGIAVL
- a CDS encoding ParA family protein; translated protein: MGKVIAIANQKGGVGKTTTAINLAASLAALEFRTLIIDADPQANSTSGLGFNPQEMENSIYECMVEQAKTSEIILQTDFPNLNLLPSHIDLVGAEIEMINLKNREHRMKDAIAEVRDDYDFIIIDCSPSLGLITINSLTAADSVIIPVQCEYFALEGLGKLLNTITIIQSRLNTNLIIEGILLTMYDLRLRLSNQVVTEVTNHFESLVFNTIIPRNVRISEAPSFGIPVMAQDSDSKGAVSYLNLAREILSKNGLLSSDRVN
- a CDS encoding SPASM domain-containing protein, whose amino-acid sequence is MNKNFKDGLNLMSKVTPKRAWNAMQILGSYFYSKMTGNPVHWGMPIAISFEPTTSCNLRCPECPSGLRSFTRPTGMMEEKLYKRTIDELGNTLLYLIFYFQGEPYLHPKFFELVKYASAKGIYTATSTNAHYLTDEKARKTVESGLDRLIISIDGTTQDVYQQYRVGGNLEKVLEGTRNIIKWKKELKSATPHVIFQFLVVKPNEHQIEDVKKLAEEMGVDEVGLKTAQIYDYEEGSDLIPTIEKYSRYQAQADGKYSIKNKFVDHCWKMWHSCVITWDGAVVPCCFDKDAEYKLGDMKTSTFRQLWKGKKYRDFRASLIRSRSEIEMCKNCTEGTQVWA
- a CDS encoding DEAD/DEAH box helicase, translating into MTTETFQTFEELGLNENILKALQEMGFEKPSPIQAQGIPAVLQGSDVIGQAQTGTGKTAAFGIPVLERIDTSSNAVQALILCPTRELAVQVSEELGRLSKFMRGVRIEAIYGGDSIDRQIRSLKKGVHIVVGTPGRVMDHMERRTLKFDEVRMMVLDEADEMLDMGFREDIESILADMPEDRQTILFSATMSKPIMSITKRFLNDPTLIKVVRNELTNQNIEQVYFEVKPQAKVEVMTRLIDMHHIKSLLVFCNTKRKVDEIVEDLQLRGYASEGIHGDLRQQQRSNVMSKFKAGVTTILVATDVAARGIDVSGLDGVINYDIPMDEEYYVHRIGRTGRAGMSGKAFSLVARDEKYRLKSIESYTKVKIEKGVIPSFEDIVGVRKARFVENISNSIKESNDEELYNDVLEMLHHSGFSTEQIVGAMAKQIMGVQKNEYSDSNLAWEERRSERREGGNDRFGRGERREGGRFGDRREGGSRFGSDRGGDRYAPRGERGDRGGDRGERRQSAPEAGMTRLFLSLGRKDHIMPKDIVGAIAGEANIPGKTIGAIDIYDKFTFVDVPERDARAVLRAMDGNTIKGKPVQIDIAK
- the ald gene encoding alanine dehydrogenase; translated protein: MTIGVPKEIKNNENRVALTPAGVTELRKHGHTVYVQAEAGKGSGFTDEQYAQAGASILPTIEEVYGIAEMIIKVKEPIASEYPLIKENQLLFTYFHFASSEPLTHAMIERKAVCLAYETVEKTDRSLPLLVPMSEVAGRMAIQEGAKYLEKPMGGFGILLGGVAGVKPANVLVLGGGIVGTQSAKMAAGLGANVTIMDISLPRLRYLEDIMPANVDTVMSNEYNIRELIQGANLIIGGVLIPGAKAPSLITRDMLKLMKPGTVMVDVAIDQGGCFETSKATTHEDPIYEVDGVVHYCVANMPGAVPYTSTLALTNATLPYALQLANQGWKQACSTNEELRRGLNVVHGKVVFKGVAEAWHLPYTDVKELF